aaaaaaaattcctctgtatctcagttttaaatgagtgtccccttattctgtaactatgtcccctagttcgagattcccccagtagtggaaacattttctcaacatctaccctgtcaagccccctccgaatcttgcatgtttcaataagatcacccctcattcttctaaacgctaacgaataaaggcctaacctgtttagctgttcttgataagtcaaccccttcatcccagggatcagcctagtgaatctcttttcatCTGCCTCTAATGCCtgtatatccttctttaaatacggggaccaaaactgtacacagtattccaggtgcagcctcaccaacacagttgtaacaagacatccctatttttaaactccaaccccctagcaatacaggccaaaattccatttgccttattaattacttgctgcacctgcatgctaacgttttgtgtttcatgcacaagaacatccagagccctctgtgctgcacctttttggagtctctctctgtttaagtaatgctctgcctttagattcttcctaccaaagtgcatgacctcacacttactaaactccatctgccaagtttttgcccactcagtcaaTCTATctgtatccccttgcagattccttatgacCTCACCAcagcatgccctcccacctatttttgtatcatcagcaaatttgagtACATtatactctgccccctcctccaagtcattaatatggagagtaaataattgaggccctaggactgatccttgtggcactacACTAGTTAtgcctttccaacctgaaaaagacccatcccgactctctgtcttctgtgtgttaaccaatcctcaatccatgctaattgtgcaataatcttttatgtgggaccttgtcgaatgccttctggaaatctaaatacactattTCTACCAgttccctttatcaactctgcttgttatatccctaaagaactctagcaaatttgtcaaacatgattttcctttcacaaaaccatgttgactttgtttgattGCGTGaagtttttctaaatgtcctgctttttcttccttaataatggactctagcattttcccaacgacagatgttaggctgactaccctatagtttcctgctttttgtctccctcccttcttgaacaggggcatcacattagcgattttccaatccgctgggacccttccggaatccagtgagttctgaaatatttcgaccaatgactccactatctctgcagccacttcctttaagacccttggatgcaggctgtcaggtcctggtgacttgtctgcctttagtcccactaGTTTGTCAATTTGTTTGTCTCTTGTGATAGAGACTATTACAAGATCTTTCATCCCATTAACTCCTTGCTtttctgatatctttgggatgtttatagggTCCTCCAttatgaagaccaatgcaaaatattggtttaaattatctgccatttccctgttccccattatcaattttctagtctcatcctccaaaccactctctctttctttttatatacccctagaagcccttgctgtttgtttttatatttcttgccaatttgctttcataatcaattttctcctcctttattagctttttagtcatctgctgctggttcctaaaaagttcccaatcctctggcctaccacgagtttttgctgctttgtatgcattagtttttgattggatactctcgtTAACCATCTTTGTTAACtgcgggtggttcatccttctcatcaagtccttccTTTTGACTGGAATAATGTTTTGCTGAGCGTTTTGaagtatctgcttaaatgtctgccactgctcatccactgacctcccCCTTCATCTATTTTCCCAGAcagctttagacaactctttcttcatacctctgtaattgcccttttttaagtcgaggacactggtttgagacctgagtcgcccacaaactgaatttgaaattctatcatgttgtgatcgctaccccctagaggatccttaactatgatatgTCTTATtattcccacctcattacacattgctagatctaaaatagcctgttctggagtaggttctgcaacatatagctctaagaaacaatccctgatgaactctacaaattcgtcttccatgttacccctgccaacctgatttgtccagtcaatatgcagattaaaatcacccatgacaattgtagcacccttcttacacgcctccattatttcccgatttagcctttgtcctacagtgaggcaactctttagGATTctatagatgactcccacctATGACTTCTTtctcttgctattccttattttcacccaaactgattccacatcacgatctattgcacctatatcattacttaccactgcactgatacttttattttattaacaaagctacctcacctccttttcctttttgcctattttttggGAACGAGAAtttccttgaatattgagttccaagtcttggtcaccctgcaaccacatctttGTAATAGCTGTCAAGTCATAGtcatttatttccatttgtgccatcagctcatctatcttgttacaaatgctgcgtgcattcagataaagagccttaagctttgactttttaaccatcattactcattctggttctaatttctgctgcacatttctgcttatattttcagccccttcctgtcacactttgattatcgttcacctcttcactaccctgcacctctgttctctcatttctttttgatttctgtatttgtgtgtgttctACAGGAAATTTGTCCCTAATTTCAGCACACCACCCCATCACTCCAAATTTGTTGAAGGGAAATGTGAGTTTGAATGGTCAGGGTCATACGAAACAGCATTTGAGAAGTTAAAGGCTGCTTAGATAAGTGAGCCAGCTCTTGCAGCCACCTTGGATGGCTTGCTGTTATCTGGCGAGCTGTCGACACTGATGATGTTGGTGTAGCAGCGTTGTTCCTCCAAGATGAAGAGGGTAGTATGGAATGACCAGTTAGCTGCTTCTCTAGAAAGCTTAAAATGCTGTCAAGGAAAGTACTTGACCATCAAGACtgagtgggtgagcgtgagggtggctAAGTGTTTGGGTGGTATGAGGGTGGCTGActgtgggtgggagtgatggtggctgagtgtgtgtgtgtgtgtgtgtgtgtgtgtgtgtgtgtgtgtgtgtgtgtgtgtgtgtgtgtgtgtgtgtatagtgggTGTGAGAGGAAGGGGCAAGTGTGTGTCTGGCTGACTCCCAGTCgcagggttctcattcaccctcaccccacacactaacagacactctcacccaatctctcagagggtgagtgtgagtgagtgagcaccctgaggctgggagtgagctggacacacacattctcatggTTGTCTTTATTTTTTACTCATTTTTTAAATTGTCAATTTattattgtgatttttttttgtttagcaagttgtttcttttctatTCATATGTCaggtttttataaaaaaaaattaatgttttATATTGTGTCAAACCTTTTCTTTCCAAAATTTGTTCATTGACCAACCGGCCCTCACCAAATGTGAGGAAATTTGAAATGTGGACCCCCCCCAtgcaaaaaggttggacaagcctggtttaAAGCTTATAGGAAAGAAGGAAGACTCCCGGCAGAATCACCCCAGATGTGCACTGGCTGCCATGGCAGTttctcacactgtatcatcccaaacccgccacattaattatgcattcccgggaaacacgccattttgctggtgggcgggctctgattcgccaGCCACACGGTCACCTCGTTGCTTCATCACAcctggcgccacatttaaagtacagccgcacgcacacctctttgtgcttccagcccagggctgctgcaaatGAGACATGGCCCCCCAacggcaagaagactgcagcacccaggtttagtgacatgtccttttggacattgtggaggcccgccgtgatgtcttctaccccagtagaggctgcaggagaggcagcaacattaccacacaGGCTTGGTAGGCgctggcagtggtgatcagtaccaaggctgcacagaagaggttggccatccaatgcagatagaggatgaatgatccatGCCACCcggatatggcaaccatctcatcctctaaactcacactctccaacgcatcacacattcactggcatctcactcattgccagctcaagggacatcactgctcagtctctcacacacactctcacatctccatctggcttcctcagccctcaccatcttgaggccatttgcacagttcaacttgtgcccccatacAAACCCTGGAATACCCCCTTCCTCAGTATagctctcgccctgcagcctcttcccttgccggaggccacttctccccccttccccaagcaagcactagccctgcaaccattgaaaagccacccctgccatatggctggtctggtaggtagagacctgcccgtgagccccctaaaagtggtgtggtgctgtctgcgaagcctggcgctgatgacagcgagtgctgcccgaagcaaaataggcaaacaaacctgaaAGTCCCAAGAgaaatgcagctcgccaggtgcacttcACTTATGtgaagttgtgaaacacgtcggcgtgatgggcagacaatccagcggtgggggggatgagtctggtaggctaaccttataatgatatgcagatgtattacaatgaggtccccgatgtctgatggcaggaaatgtggcccgccatcgacgggctgagtggacgatcacaaactagtttcacaatgtTGAGAAGCCAATCTGGCCTGCTCACCCTGCCAAGCacacccgacgccagcgggcatggaaaattccaccctctgagtTATGATAAATCTATGATGTTTGAATCCTGCTAATCATAATTGTCACAATTGTTTGGTTAAGCCCTTATGATTTTGTAAATATTGGAATGTATAATTATGGAATATGGCAAAAATGTTACTTGTACAATATGCAATAAGCTACTTGCTAGAAGGTTTATGATGGTGAGAACTTGCAGTCGTTTGAGAATGTTGTAGCGAAAACTTTACTATGGTAAAGCTTTCTTTTTTCCCCAAGGGGGAAACTGTGATGGAGTCTGTGATGGTCTTGTGGAGCAAGGCTGCTGGGTGGTCCTGGGCTGGTTGGAGACCTGGGTGTAGAGGCAGAGTGAGAACGTTGTGACCTGGGTGTAGAGGCAGAGTGAGAACATTGTGACCTGGGTTTAGAGGCAGAGTGAGAACATTGTGACCTGGgtgtagagggagagtgagaacattGTGACCTGGGTGTAGAGGCAGAGTGAGAACATTGTGACCTGGGTTTAGGGGCAGAGTGAGAACATTGTGTTTGTCATAGATGcagtggagagtgggattgaCAGGACTTTGGCCAAGACTGTAAAGGGGCACGAAATGGGCCTCACATGACCGTGGTTTGTGGTGGAAATGGACCTCACATGACCGTAGGTTGTGATGGAAATGGGCCCACatggctgtgttttttttttgagggaGCAGTTATGGCACAGGTTGTGGCAATGGCTGGTTCTGGGAGCAGCGATCGGGGAAAGAAGATTACTGTTGCTACTTCATTTATTTTTAATGGAACTACTTGACCAGGATCGGCATACAGTGCACAGGGCTGTTACCGAGGCTTCATATAAAGGTGTTCCTAGTTGATCCACACCTTCAGTATTATCGTAAACAGAGCTGAGACGTTCTGCAGAATGCACCATTTTCGTGAAGACTGTGCTTTTGCACCTCAGGTTTGTTGGTATCTGTTATCAGACTAGGATTGGTGGCTAAATCCTTAATggaaaaaaatgctggaattctACCTGAGGAGGTTCCGAGCTTTGTGGCTGAAATTAGTGCCATTGATGGCACTGCCCATACAACAAAGGTAGGTCTTGTGGATTTATTAGTTATTTAacgtgtaatttatagtttatattggCCACAATTTGCTAGTTAATTAATATTTCATTTATGTTGATTTTGATCTGATTGTTCAAGTAAAGTACAGAAATAAAATCTTGCCCTTTGGTTTTCTTGTTGTTTATTCAGTAACTTAGTTTTTTTTTGGTTTGGGATCATGACAATATCTTTTGTAAAACAGTGGTTTAGAAAAATATCTTTTTTCTCCCAACAGCTACTAGAATAATAGATTAAGGGATTTGTTTCTAATTGTTTAGTTTAAAGTGAATTCTAATGACACAACACTCATTTTTAAGTTTAATAATTAAGAAAAGCTGAAGTAATTTCATCAGATAATAATTCCACAGGTAAATTCACAGTTACTGGACCAAGTCAACCTGTTATAGCCATTGTGGGTGAAGATGCCCTCTTGGATTGTCAGCTTGTACCAGAGAGATTTGTCAGCAACATGGTGTTGCGATGGTTTAAATCAGACTTTGGTTTACCAGTACACGCGTACAGAAACGGACAAGATGACACTGTTGCTCAACACAAGGATTACAGAGGAAGGACTGAACTGTTTAAGGATGAAGTGACCAAAGGAAATGTTTCTCTTCGAATAAAGAACACAAGGGTGTTTGATGAGGGGAAATACCTATGCACAGTTGATGATAAAACAGATATTGAAGAAACTGAGATAGAGCTGAAAGTTGGAGGTTAGTGAACGCATCTATTTACAAATTATAGCATGTTTTTAAGCTAATTTTTTAGTCAAAGTTCAAttgcttcttttaaaaaaatcttctctTTGTTACAATATTGGTGCACTGGTACATTTCATAAAGAAAATACTCCTGTAAGTAGAAAAGCTGCCAGTTCCACTATTCCTGTAGCAGGGGAGAGTGTGCCTGCATGAAGCAGGTATGTTTACTACCCTATAATAGAGTTGGTTGAATGCTGTAGCAAAATGGGTGAGTTTGAAATGGTCTTTGGCCAAATCACCACAAGACTTCCTGTCCCtcactttaagtacagccagcctatctaatacctctttatcaatttttagcccatccaatcTCTGGACtatctcctctctcactatgactTCAGCAGCATCTTGTTCTTTGGTAAAGACTGATACaaaatactcatttagtacctcagctatgACCTCTGCCACCATTTGTAAATCCCCTTTTGATCCCTAATCAACCCAGCTCTTCCTCTTATCACCTTTGTACAATTTATATGCTGCTAGAGGACATTTGGATTGCCTTTTATGTTAGTTGCGAGATTGTTCAATAACCaatgttggggaggtggtggcatagcagtattgttactggactagtaattccccatacccagggtaatgctctggagacccatgTTCAGATCCTGCCATGGtacatagtggaatttgaatttttttaaaaaatcttgaattaacagtctaatgatgaccatgaaatcattgtcaattgttataaaagcccatgtggttcactgatgtcctttggggaagaaatcagccatccttacctggtttggcctacagcaatgtggttgactcttaaatgccctaggaaatggcccagcaagccactcagttcaagggcaatttgggatgggccagtgaagcccacatcctgggaatgaataaaaaatgtatatttattttgagatgaaaTTTAGTTCATGTTCTAGGAGTCATTTCACAAGAACATTCTGATTATATTATCACTCAATTATATATTAATATCTCTCATGAGTTAAATATTGCTGACCATGTTTTTAAATATGTTCATTGATTATTGTAGCTTTGGGACGTGAGCACTGGATCCAGATAGATGGATACCATAAAAATGGAATTCAGCTTGTGTGTGAATCTAATGGATGGTTCCCTAAGCCACAGATACTGTGGACTCATGGGGATGGACAGAACTTGAAAGCACAGTCTGAAATGAATTACCAGCAAGACTCGAAAGGTCTTATTAATGTCCAGAGCTTTGTTGCTGTAACAAGAGATGCAACAAACAGGTTCCAGTGTCTCATACAGAACAAACTGttgaaaaaagaacaagaagcagCAATCCAGATATCAGGTTTGTAAATTATAAGATACGAGGTTTTTTGCAAAAACTATACTTTATTCATGAAATCTATAAAAGCATATTACATAGCCATTCAAATTTGACAGTATATAAAATAGAATACAGTTCACTTTCAGTACAGTGTGTGGCACACTGAGGTGCCTCACTACACTCACAATGATAGTTTAAATTTAGAATATACAtttacatttcatgtcaaacattctcTGGTGCATACAGCCCTAGGAATTTTACATGGGTtccagcccctgtgtatatatgATGGGAGGGCCTTAGACTGCAGTCTCTCCTCAGCGAGACTTTGCAGTCTTTGATTCAAGCTGACAGTATGTAGTCCTGGGCCTCAGAATGTGCCAGTCTACAACACACAGTCGTGGACAGCTCTTTGCACTGAAAGATCAATAAGTTTGGACAGGTAAAAATCCATCAGCTTGTTGATGGTCCTTCAGAAATAGATGATACTTATCTCAGTGTGCTTTTGGAGTTCAGGGAGTTATATacttctttatactcttttgctGAACTTCGAAATGATTCAAAGTTATCACTTTGACCCTATTGGTGACAGCGGTTATATTTTATTCAGCATATATAAGACCTGATATGTGCTAATGTCTGAGTAGTGTCAAAGCACAACAAAATTACCATTTCACTCTGAGTAGAAGTGCCATTTCCACATAAATTCTCCCTGGTCTGTCCCAGCTGCCATGGCACCAGTCCATGCAATATAAAACCTTTACAAGTCCCTGTGCTCAGGGAATCTCTTCTTATAAATCCTTTACATAATAAAGTCTACGGAGACTGATTTAACCCAATCAATGCCTAGGGATCATTTGAATGGACTAATTATAAAACCTGTCATTGAAGCATTTGTGCCCACCCAAGCCACATTTCAGCGATTGGCTTCCCATGCTCTGTTCCTGGTACAGGGAGCCAACATTCCAATGCCAGAGTGAAAAACATGGTGGCCTTGGAATCCAGGTGTCTTGTCTGGGTTTCAAGGTGCTACTGTTTCTCTCTGCCCTCTGGAAGTTGTTTATCTCTTTATTCCCACATAGCAAGTTGTCTGTTTTCAGTTTGCTAGGTTCCTGCTGATGTCTGCCTTTTGTTGATTTGGTCACTAACAGCCCAAACCTcaattccccaccaagccaccTTTCAACTGCTTTTACCCAGGGTGTATTACAAATAGTACAAAAATGCTCATTGTAGCAATGAAATGAAAGAAGCATACAACAAGTCGTGCTTAGTTAGTTCTCGCTAATTAGCAAGAAAACCCAATGTAGGGATTTTGCAggattttacactgagagtagTGGAAcagtgttaattaattaattaacatcaAGTCCTGTGTTATGGagttgcttgggatgaaccttAACAAAAATAGCTATATTCTTTCcaaaccttctttgcaaaggcatgtTCCTTTAAGGCATTCATTAAAACAAAACACTTTGACcaattgaccaagcttttggtcatctgacataatatctccttatgtggctcagtgttatagTTTGTTTTATGAAGCTTCTTACTTTAAAGGCTAAATCCAATTCAATCCTCGAGCCATGGTATTGGATAGGAGTCTCTACCATATTAGTCTTTTGATAAAAATAAAGAGGGACAAACTGGAGTGTGAGGGAAAAGAAATATAAATGCAGACAacaaaagcttctacaaatatataaaaaggaagagaatatATAAcgtgagcattggtcccttagagggtgagtcTGGGCaactaataatgggaaacaagaaaatggcagagactttgaacagatAGTTTGTATCTCTCTTCACACAATAAGACACAAAAACATCCTAAGATTAGTAGAACTCCagggggggaaggaagggaggaacttaaaatatcACGTTCACTACAGGGAAAATGTACCAAGAAAACtattgggactaaaggctgataaaTTCCCTAGACCTGATTGCTGGCATTCTAGGGTCTCAAAAGCTGGGGCTGCAatgatagtggatgtattggtgtgATGTACCAAATTCTCTTGATTGTGGAAAGGTTCCAAGGGATTCGAAAACTGCAAATATTACAcgcctattcaagaaaggaagggcaCAGAAATCAGGAAATCATAGGCCAGTGAGCCTAACGTGTCATTGGGTAAATGCTGGAACCCATTACAAAAGaaatagtagcaggacatttggaaaatcatagtaCAATCAtgtagagtcaacatggctttgtgaaagagaaatcgtatttgacaaatttattacggttctttgaggatgtaacaaacaggatggataaaggggaaccagtagatgtagggcatttggatttccaaagggcattCAATGAGGTTCCACTTAAAAAGACACAAACTGTCTGGAAAggacataaataggttaagtgagtaaaAATTGCCAGAtggaatatagggcagaattcttGCCTCAatgggtgggcaggccccacTGGAATGgagcccgccgccattttgagtgggcgggctaattaaggctaaGCGCTTCCTCCACACGAGATGAGACacgttaataataaacacataaaatttactaaatttttaaaatacggacatgaaacctcatcccgcctgtggatgaagtttcattaataatctgcagccagctggggctcctggcctgcccgccagccttaaggttggccgggcagggtgtttaacaatgttaattagcctgtcaatagccttaattggccattgacgggttggcgggcagacagctgattttgctgtccgctcGCCTTCGTGAATagttaaagggaccgggatgacgttgggggttcctcccgatgtcatcccccgtcattttcccctcagtgagtgggccccacccccaaatcaccaaggggaaaatcctggccataatgtgggaaaatgtgagtttgttcactttggtgggaagaatagaaaatcggAATATTACTCAAATGCGAAGACATTGCAGAATACTGTCGTACAGAGGGATCTAAGATCATAGGATCATAAGTGGAAGCAGGAGtagcatttgataagatcatggctgatcagattgttgccttaactccactttccagagaagaaattcctcatctttgTCATAAAAGGGCgcatccttatttttaaactattccCCCAGTTCTAGACCATCTAGACCTTCCCCCATAtaaggaaatatcctctcagcatctaccccctcataatcttctatgtttcaatacgatcacctctcattcctcattcctcattcttctaaaccccaatgagtgAAACAGCCACAGCAAAGCTCCCTGTTGCAATGATCAGGTTCTTGTTTTGCTGCTGCCCACTGTCCACCCTCTACCCCGTAGCTGTGAGAATGTCCGTTCCATTAAAATTCTGCCTGTAATTTCTGTTCATCTCCATAAATAATCACACATACCGGAGCACAGGTAAGAGAAGTGACTAGTTTTCTTAAACCTATCTTGTTTTCGATTTTTTGGGGTTTACACGTAACTAGAACATTTGGTTTTGTTTTTTGCATTTTACTGTAGACATTCTTATCTTTTTATAAAGCACTCAACTTAAtttgtgggtcaaaatcctggaactccctccctaacagcattgtgggtgtacctacaccacatggactgcagcggttaaagaaggcacctcaccgccactttctgaagggcaagtagggatgggcaataaatgctggcccagccagcaaagcccacatcccatgaatgaataattaaaaaaagaacTGTAAGACAACAAATTGATGACTCATTGATAAGGTCGTTATGCTTAAGAGTTATTTCCCAGGATTACGGATTTGATATGATTACGAAAATTGAAATGATAACAGAAAATGAATAGATTTAACATgttgagaaaggaagagagaagatTATAATAAAAAACACAACAGCTGCTTTGTTATTTTGCTTCCAGTAAATAACTGTTTCATTGATATCTGGCATCAGAATGCTCAAATATGTTACTTTACCCCCAACAAGTAAATATTTAGCCAATATCTAACTCAATAATGCTATTAACTCTGTTCATACAATCACCCGAAGTGGCCAGCTCTTGTGATTGCAGATTCTTCTCTTGATGATTAGTCAGGCTCTCTCCTTGAGATCTCAATACTTAGATTGTAGTTCTGGTTTCTCACCCCTGCAGTAAAGATCTCTGATGCATTTAATCTTTTATACCTTTTTCCAGGGGATGGATTTGGTTTACTATACTGACAAGCCAAACTAtgaagcttctttgaaaagcacAGTGCCTAATAATTTTCTACAACCTTTGGTTTAACCATGACTTTAATTCACGCGGAAAGCtatccaccttcctttcacctttctCCAGAAATTTTCCATTTGTGAAGCCCCCTTCTGTCAATTTTCCAGGAAAAGATGCTTTGCTGGAACACTCTATGCTTCATCTTATCTCGATCCAAGGCCTAGCCTTCATAAACTAAAACTCTCTTGTTTCTTGCTGCTCTGTATTAACTGTTGTTTGTCTTGATAGCATTTGTTTCTCTTGGATATAACAGGGGACAATTAAATCTTAGAGCAAGTGGGGAAGGATTGAGAATAAATACAGTCAACGATAAAATT
The nucleotide sequence above comes from Carcharodon carcharias isolate sCarCar2 chromosome 19, sCarCar2.pri, whole genome shotgun sequence. Encoded proteins:
- the LOC121291467 gene encoding butyrophilin subfamily 3 member A2-like isoform X4: MEGIDLIVLLLFGIPFSVSGKFTVTGPSQPVIAIVGEDALLDCQLVPERFVSNMVLRWFKSDFGLPVHAYRNGQDDTVAQHKDYRGRTELFKDEVTKGNVSLRIKNTRVFDEGKYLCTVDDKTDIEETEIELKVGALGREHWIQIDGYHKNGIQLVCESNGWFPKPQILWTHGDGQNLKAQSEMNYQQDSKGLINVQSFVAVTRDATNRFQCLIQNKLLKKEQEAAIQISDDFFPTVSGWLVFLSVILCLLIVAFTTGIVWIVKQLRNIKELQHDKTIKQFDQWKSVSDSVFPAFPTIIASCH